Proteins encoded within one genomic window of Ursus arctos isolate Adak ecotype North America unplaced genomic scaffold, UrsArc2.0 scaffold_9, whole genome shotgun sequence:
- the LOC125283434 gene encoding UDP-glucuronosyltransferase 2C1-like isoform X2: MRTMKGFYVLFTLHLCFLDSGKTGKILVWPSDSSHWINLKVILDQLQRHGHEITILVPSPNHLFDLTKIPFNVENLQLPVTKETLKEELDTILYIASFEMPKLSWWDRRAKLREMGKRFFRVAKRICDSAITNKELLSRLQAAKFDICLADPLSFCGELLAELLNIPFIYSFRFSHGSVIERLCAQLPTPSSYVPGSTSGLTDSMTFVQRLENWLLYIMSDIMFLYFLFPEWDEYYSKILGKPTTLCEIMGKAEMWLIRTYWDFEFPYPYLPNFEFVGGLHCKPAKPLPKVLWKYTGKKPDTLGPNTRLYEWIPQNDLLGHPKTRAFITHCGTNGIYEAIYHGIPMVGIPMFGDQPDNIARIKAKGAAVEVDLHTMTSSNLLNALNEVINNPFYKENAMTLSRIHHDQPMKPLDRAVFWIEFVMRHKGAKHLRPASHDLTWFQYHSLDVIGFLLACVATTILLVSKCCLFCCWKFGKTGKKNKRE; encoded by the exons ATGAGGACTATGAAAGGTTTCTATGTTCTTTTCACGCTGCATCTGTGTTTCTTAGACTCTGGGAAGACTGGGAAAATACTTGTGTGGCCCTCGGATTCTAGTCACTGGATTAATCTAAAAGTTATTCTGGATCAACTCCAGCGTCATGGGCATGAGATAACTATCCTGGTACCTTCACCGAATCATCTATTTGATCTTACCAAGATTCCCTTTAATGTGGAGAACCTTCAACTTCCAGTAACTAAAGAAACTCTCAAGGAAGAGCTGGATACCATTCTCTACATAGCTTCTTTTGAAATGCCAAAACTTTCATGGTGGGACAGACGAGCAAAACTGAGAGAAATGGGCAAGAGATTTTTCAGGGTAGCCAAAAGAATATGTGACAGTGCTATCACAAATAAGGAGTTACTCAGCAGGCTACAGGCAGCTAAGTTTGATATCTGTCTTGCTGATCCCTTAAGCTTTTGTGGGGAGTTGTTGGCTGAGCTCCtcaatattccatttatatattcttttcgGTTTTCTCATGGGAGTGTCATTGAGAGACTGTGTGCTCAACTTCCCACCCCTTCTTCATATGTTCCTGGCAGCACATCCGGACTGACAGACAGCATGACTTTTGTACAGAGGCTGGAGAATTGGTTACTCTACATAATGAGTgatattatgtttttatattttctatttccagaaTGGGATGAATATTACAGCAAAATTTTAG gAAAACCTACCACACTATGTGAGATTATGGGGAAAGCTGAAATGTGGTTGATTCGAACTTACTGGGATTTTGAATTTCCTTACCCTTATCTGCCTAATTTTGAATTTGTTGGAGGACTGCACTGCAAACCTGCAAAGCCCCTACCTAAG GTTCTGTGGAAATACAcaggaaagaaaccagacacattAGGACCCAATACCCGGCTATATGAATGGATTCCCCAAAATGATCTTCTTG gtcATCCCAAGACCAGAGCTTTTATCACTCACTGTGGAACCAATGGGATCTATGAAGCTATTTACCATGGAATCCCAATGGTGGGAATTCCCATGTTCGGTGATCAGCCTGATAATATTGCTCGTATAAAGGCCAAAGGGGCAGCAGTTGAAGTAGACTTGCATACAATGACAAGTTCCAATCTGCTTAACGCTTTGAACGAAGTTATTAACAACCCTTT CTATAAGGAGAATGCCATGACATTATCAAGAATCCACCACGATCAGCCTATGAAGCCCTTGGATCGGGCAGTCTTCTGGATCGAGTTTGTCATGCGCCACAAAGGAGCCAAACACCTCAGGCCAGCCTCCCATGACCTCACCTGGTTCCAGTACCACTCTTTGGATGTGATTGGGTTCCTGCTGGCCTGTGTGGCAACTACTATACTCCTGGTCTCAAAATGTTGCCTGTTTTGTTGCTGGAAATTTGGTAAGACAGGAAAGAAGAACAAGAGAGAATAG
- the LOC125283434 gene encoding UDP-glucuronosyltransferase 2C1-like isoform X1 produces MRTMKGFYVLFTLHLCFLDSGKTGKILVWPSDSSHWINLKVILDQLQRHGHEITILVPSPNHLFDLTKIPFNVENLQLPVTKETLKEELDTILYIASFEMPKLSWWDRRAKLREMGKRFFRVAKRICDSAITNKELLSRLQAAKFDICLADPLSFCGELLAELLNIPFIYSFRFSHGSVIERLCAQLPTPSSYVPGSTSGLTDSMTFVQRLENWLLYIMSDIMFLYFLFPEWDEYYSKILGKPTTLCEIMGKAEMWLIRTYWDFEFPYPYLPNFEFVGGLHCKPAKPLPKELEEFVQSSGKDGIVVFTLGSMIKNLTEEKSNIIASALAQIPQKVLWKYTGKKPDTLGPNTRLYEWIPQNDLLGHPKTRAFITHCGTNGIYEAIYHGIPMVGIPMFGDQPDNIARIKAKGAAVEVDLHTMTSSNLLNALNEVINNPFYKENAMTLSRIHHDQPMKPLDRAVFWIEFVMRHKGAKHLRPASHDLTWFQYHSLDVIGFLLACVATTILLVSKCCLFCCWKFGKTGKKNKRE; encoded by the exons ATGAGGACTATGAAAGGTTTCTATGTTCTTTTCACGCTGCATCTGTGTTTCTTAGACTCTGGGAAGACTGGGAAAATACTTGTGTGGCCCTCGGATTCTAGTCACTGGATTAATCTAAAAGTTATTCTGGATCAACTCCAGCGTCATGGGCATGAGATAACTATCCTGGTACCTTCACCGAATCATCTATTTGATCTTACCAAGATTCCCTTTAATGTGGAGAACCTTCAACTTCCAGTAACTAAAGAAACTCTCAAGGAAGAGCTGGATACCATTCTCTACATAGCTTCTTTTGAAATGCCAAAACTTTCATGGTGGGACAGACGAGCAAAACTGAGAGAAATGGGCAAGAGATTTTTCAGGGTAGCCAAAAGAATATGTGACAGTGCTATCACAAATAAGGAGTTACTCAGCAGGCTACAGGCAGCTAAGTTTGATATCTGTCTTGCTGATCCCTTAAGCTTTTGTGGGGAGTTGTTGGCTGAGCTCCtcaatattccatttatatattcttttcgGTTTTCTCATGGGAGTGTCATTGAGAGACTGTGTGCTCAACTTCCCACCCCTTCTTCATATGTTCCTGGCAGCACATCCGGACTGACAGACAGCATGACTTTTGTACAGAGGCTGGAGAATTGGTTACTCTACATAATGAGTgatattatgtttttatattttctatttccagaaTGGGATGAATATTACAGCAAAATTTTAG gAAAACCTACCACACTATGTGAGATTATGGGGAAAGCTGAAATGTGGTTGATTCGAACTTACTGGGATTTTGAATTTCCTTACCCTTATCTGCCTAATTTTGAATTTGTTGGAGGACTGCACTGCAAACCTGCAAAGCCCCTACCTAAG GAGTTAGAAGAGTTTGTCCAAAGCTCTGGAAAAGATGGAATTGTGGTATTTACTCTTGGGTCAATGATCAAAAACCTCACAGAAGAAAAGTCTAATATAATTGCATCAGCCCTTGCCCAGATTCCACAGAAG GTTCTGTGGAAATACAcaggaaagaaaccagacacattAGGACCCAATACCCGGCTATATGAATGGATTCCCCAAAATGATCTTCTTG gtcATCCCAAGACCAGAGCTTTTATCACTCACTGTGGAACCAATGGGATCTATGAAGCTATTTACCATGGAATCCCAATGGTGGGAATTCCCATGTTCGGTGATCAGCCTGATAATATTGCTCGTATAAAGGCCAAAGGGGCAGCAGTTGAAGTAGACTTGCATACAATGACAAGTTCCAATCTGCTTAACGCTTTGAACGAAGTTATTAACAACCCTTT CTATAAGGAGAATGCCATGACATTATCAAGAATCCACCACGATCAGCCTATGAAGCCCTTGGATCGGGCAGTCTTCTGGATCGAGTTTGTCATGCGCCACAAAGGAGCCAAACACCTCAGGCCAGCCTCCCATGACCTCACCTGGTTCCAGTACCACTCTTTGGATGTGATTGGGTTCCTGCTGGCCTGTGTGGCAACTACTATACTCCTGGTCTCAAAATGTTGCCTGTTTTGTTGCTGGAAATTTGGTAAGACAGGAAAGAAGAACAAGAGAGAATAG
- the LOC125283434 gene encoding UDP-glucuronosyltransferase 2C1-like isoform X3: MRTMKGFYVLFTLHLCFLDSGKTGKILVWPSDSSHWINLKVILDQLQRHGHEITILVPSPNHLFDLTKIPFNVENLQLPVTKETLKEELDTILYIASFEMPKLSWWDRRAKLREMGKRFFRVAKRICDSAITNKELLSRLQAAKFDICLADPLSFCGELLAELLNIPFIYSFRFSHGSVIERLCAQLPTPSSYVPGSTSGLTDSMTFVQRLENWLLYIMSDIMFLYFLFPEWDEYYSKILGKPTTLCEIMGKAEMWLIRTYWDFEFPYPYLPNFEFVGGLHCKPAKPLPKELEEFVQSSGKDGIVVFTLGSMIKNLTEEKSNIIASALAQIPQKVIPRPELLSLTVEPMGSMKLFTMESQCYKENAMTLSRIHHDQPMKPLDRAVFWIEFVMRHKGAKHLRPASHDLTWFQYHSLDVIGFLLACVATTILLVSKCCLFCCWKFGKTGKKNKRE, from the exons ATGAGGACTATGAAAGGTTTCTATGTTCTTTTCACGCTGCATCTGTGTTTCTTAGACTCTGGGAAGACTGGGAAAATACTTGTGTGGCCCTCGGATTCTAGTCACTGGATTAATCTAAAAGTTATTCTGGATCAACTCCAGCGTCATGGGCATGAGATAACTATCCTGGTACCTTCACCGAATCATCTATTTGATCTTACCAAGATTCCCTTTAATGTGGAGAACCTTCAACTTCCAGTAACTAAAGAAACTCTCAAGGAAGAGCTGGATACCATTCTCTACATAGCTTCTTTTGAAATGCCAAAACTTTCATGGTGGGACAGACGAGCAAAACTGAGAGAAATGGGCAAGAGATTTTTCAGGGTAGCCAAAAGAATATGTGACAGTGCTATCACAAATAAGGAGTTACTCAGCAGGCTACAGGCAGCTAAGTTTGATATCTGTCTTGCTGATCCCTTAAGCTTTTGTGGGGAGTTGTTGGCTGAGCTCCtcaatattccatttatatattcttttcgGTTTTCTCATGGGAGTGTCATTGAGAGACTGTGTGCTCAACTTCCCACCCCTTCTTCATATGTTCCTGGCAGCACATCCGGACTGACAGACAGCATGACTTTTGTACAGAGGCTGGAGAATTGGTTACTCTACATAATGAGTgatattatgtttttatattttctatttccagaaTGGGATGAATATTACAGCAAAATTTTAG gAAAACCTACCACACTATGTGAGATTATGGGGAAAGCTGAAATGTGGTTGATTCGAACTTACTGGGATTTTGAATTTCCTTACCCTTATCTGCCTAATTTTGAATTTGTTGGAGGACTGCACTGCAAACCTGCAAAGCCCCTACCTAAG GAGTTAGAAGAGTTTGTCCAAAGCTCTGGAAAAGATGGAATTGTGGTATTTACTCTTGGGTCAATGATCAAAAACCTCACAGAAGAAAAGTCTAATATAATTGCATCAGCCCTTGCCCAGATTCCACAGAAG gtcATCCCAAGACCAGAGCTTTTATCACTCACTGTGGAACCAATGGGATCTATGAAGCTATTTACCATGGAATCCCAATG CTATAAGGAGAATGCCATGACATTATCAAGAATCCACCACGATCAGCCTATGAAGCCCTTGGATCGGGCAGTCTTCTGGATCGAGTTTGTCATGCGCCACAAAGGAGCCAAACACCTCAGGCCAGCCTCCCATGACCTCACCTGGTTCCAGTACCACTCTTTGGATGTGATTGGGTTCCTGCTGGCCTGTGTGGCAACTACTATACTCCTGGTCTCAAAATGTTGCCTGTTTTGTTGCTGGAAATTTGGTAAGACAGGAAAGAAGAACAAGAGAGAATAG
- the LOC125283434 gene encoding UDP-glucuronosyltransferase 2C1-like isoform X4 — protein MRTMKGFYVLFTLHLCFLDSGKTGKILVWPSDSSHWINLKVILDQLQRHGHEITILVPSPNHLFDLTKIPFNVENLQLPVTKETLKEELDTILYIASFEMPKLSWWDRRAKLREMGKRFFRVAKRICDSAITNKELLSRLQAAKFDICLADPLSFCGELLAELLNIPFIYSFRFSHGSVIERLCAQLPTPSSYVPGSTSGLTDSMTFVQRLENWLLYIMSDIMFLYFLFPEWDEYYSKILGKPTTLCEIMGKAEMWLIRTYWDFEFPYPYLPNFEFVGGLHCKPAKPLPKELEEFVQSSGKDGIVVFTLGSMIKNLTEEKSNIIASALAQIPQKVLWKYTGKKPDTLGPNTRLYEWIPQNDLLGHPKTRAFITHCGTNGIYEAIYHGIPML, from the exons ATGAGGACTATGAAAGGTTTCTATGTTCTTTTCACGCTGCATCTGTGTTTCTTAGACTCTGGGAAGACTGGGAAAATACTTGTGTGGCCCTCGGATTCTAGTCACTGGATTAATCTAAAAGTTATTCTGGATCAACTCCAGCGTCATGGGCATGAGATAACTATCCTGGTACCTTCACCGAATCATCTATTTGATCTTACCAAGATTCCCTTTAATGTGGAGAACCTTCAACTTCCAGTAACTAAAGAAACTCTCAAGGAAGAGCTGGATACCATTCTCTACATAGCTTCTTTTGAAATGCCAAAACTTTCATGGTGGGACAGACGAGCAAAACTGAGAGAAATGGGCAAGAGATTTTTCAGGGTAGCCAAAAGAATATGTGACAGTGCTATCACAAATAAGGAGTTACTCAGCAGGCTACAGGCAGCTAAGTTTGATATCTGTCTTGCTGATCCCTTAAGCTTTTGTGGGGAGTTGTTGGCTGAGCTCCtcaatattccatttatatattcttttcgGTTTTCTCATGGGAGTGTCATTGAGAGACTGTGTGCTCAACTTCCCACCCCTTCTTCATATGTTCCTGGCAGCACATCCGGACTGACAGACAGCATGACTTTTGTACAGAGGCTGGAGAATTGGTTACTCTACATAATGAGTgatattatgtttttatattttctatttccagaaTGGGATGAATATTACAGCAAAATTTTAG gAAAACCTACCACACTATGTGAGATTATGGGGAAAGCTGAAATGTGGTTGATTCGAACTTACTGGGATTTTGAATTTCCTTACCCTTATCTGCCTAATTTTGAATTTGTTGGAGGACTGCACTGCAAACCTGCAAAGCCCCTACCTAAG GAGTTAGAAGAGTTTGTCCAAAGCTCTGGAAAAGATGGAATTGTGGTATTTACTCTTGGGTCAATGATCAAAAACCTCACAGAAGAAAAGTCTAATATAATTGCATCAGCCCTTGCCCAGATTCCACAGAAG GTTCTGTGGAAATACAcaggaaagaaaccagacacattAGGACCCAATACCCGGCTATATGAATGGATTCCCCAAAATGATCTTCTTG gtcATCCCAAGACCAGAGCTTTTATCACTCACTGTGGAACCAATGGGATCTATGAAGCTATTTACCATGGAATCCCAATG CTATAA